In Haladaptatus cibarius D43, the sequence AACAGTGCCCACTCGTCGGAGACAGCGGCAGTCTTTACCCGGACACTGGCGGGACTCAAGCGCCGTGGAAGCGGGTTGCTCCTCGTTGGGCCACAGCCAGCAATGGGGCGCGCCTGCGAGCGGTTTCTCGGGGAATCCAAAACAGAGCCGCGATACCGACTATTCGTCAAAACCGATGGGGCGACTTGCCACGAACAACAAAAATGCGAGGAAGTGGGCGTCGGTTCGAACGATGAAAACGTGAAAATCATCGAACGAACGACGCACACGCGGAGCACTGCGGCGGTGTCGAGCACCGGTTACGACGGCAGTAACCACGGCATCGGACACAGCCACGACGAGGAATCGGAAACGACCGTCGTCACGAGCGGAAGTCTCGCTCGCCTCGGAATCACGATTTCCGAGGCCATCGACGAGTTCGAACGGAAAAGTGACGGCTTGCAGTCGGGTGAACTGCGCGTGTGTTTCGATTCGCTCGTCCCGCTCTTGGGAGAGCACAGCGACGAATCGGTGTTTCGATTCTTGCACATTTTGGCCGCCCGCGTACGAAACGTCAACGGCATGATTCATATCCATCTTCCGACCAAGATGGATTCGGCCACCGTAAACACGCTCGCGCCGGTTTTCGACGCCATCGTCGAGGTTAGCATGGCCGGTGGCGAGCCGGTACACAGATGGCAGTTGGTGCGACAGGACGTGACGACGGACTGGCTGTCGCTCTGAGTCGGGATTTACGACGTTTTCAGTAGATTGTCAATCGGACAGCAGCCACGGCTGGCGGTTTTTCAGTCGAGTAACGATTCGCCGCCCTTCCGTGGGCGCAAAGCGGTCTAATTCCCGGAGACGAACGACGTCGTCGTCGGTTATCTGTTCGAACAGCGGCGTGTCGAGCAGTTGCGTAAC encodes:
- a CDS encoding DUF7504 family protein — protein: MQNRGENSAHSSETAAVFTRTLAGLKRRGSGLLLVGPQPAMGRACERFLGESKTEPRYRLFVKTDGATCHEQQKCEEVGVGSNDENVKIIERTTHTRSTAAVSSTGYDGSNHGIGHSHDEESETTVVTSGSLARLGITISEAIDEFERKSDGLQSGELRVCFDSLVPLLGEHSDESVFRFLHILAARVRNVNGMIHIHLPTKMDSATVNTLAPVFDAIVEVSMAGGEPVHRWQLVRQDVTTDWLSL